From one Bacteroidota bacterium genomic stretch:
- a CDS encoding NTP transferase domain-containing protein, with product MKIIIPVAGIGSKLRPHTHTQPKALVPVAGKPILSHIVDYLISGGFNEFIFIIGYLGDKIEDYIKSKYPKLKASFVVQEPREGTGHAVWLARELVSPDEDLLIVLGDTIIDFDLGELVKMPHSALGVQKVDDPRQFGVVEIDKEGFITRLDEKPVIPKSNQALVGIYRFNKAGKLMEALDHIIKNNIRQHGEFHLTYGIQKMISDGEKVGTFKVGSWFDCGSKSNLLETNAVLLNREAHALQKKFNYHNTIIIHPVSIAEQCDISDSIIGPNVSIGEHTIIRHSIITNSIIGAYAHLETAILHQSIVGSDAFLKGLSQSLNIGDSTEIDFS from the coding sequence ATGAAAATTATTATACCGGTTGCCGGAATAGGTTCTAAGCTTCGGCCGCATACGCATACGCAGCCAAAAGCGCTGGTTCCTGTTGCCGGAAAACCTATTTTATCCCATATCGTTGATTATTTAATTTCTGGAGGGTTTAATGAGTTTATTTTTATCATCGGTTATCTGGGTGATAAAATTGAGGATTATATTAAATCAAAGTATCCTAAGTTGAAAGCCTCTTTTGTGGTGCAGGAACCGCGTGAAGGTACCGGTCATGCCGTCTGGCTCGCCAGAGAATTGGTATCTCCTGATGAAGATTTGCTGATTGTTTTGGGAGATACGATTATTGATTTTGATTTGGGGGAACTGGTGAAAATGCCGCACTCTGCTTTGGGTGTCCAGAAAGTGGATGATCCCAGACAGTTTGGAGTTGTGGAAATTGATAAAGAGGGATTTATTACCCGACTGGATGAAAAACCGGTCATACCTAAATCCAATCAGGCCCTGGTGGGTATTTATCGCTTCAATAAAGCCGGGAAACTGATGGAAGCGCTTGATCATATTATCAAGAATAATATCCGTCAGCACGGGGAATTCCATCTTACCTATGGTATTCAAAAGATGATCAGTGATGGTGAAAAAGTCGGGACATTTAAAGTGGGAAGCTGGTTCGACTGTGGCAGTAAATCCAACCTGTTGGAGACAAATGCAGTGTTGTTGAATCGTGAAGCACATGCCTTACAGAAGAAGTTTAATTACCATAATACCATCATTATTCATCCTGTTTCCATCGCAGAGCAATGTGATATCAGTGATTCTATTATCGGTCCCAATGTTTCAATCGGAGAGCATACGATTATTCGTCACTCCATCATTACAAATTCAATTATTGGGGCTTATGCACATCTGGAAACCGCTATTCTTCATCAGAGTATTGTGGGAAGCGATGCCTTTTTAAAGGGGCTCAGTCAAAGTCTGAATATTGGAGATAGTACAGAGATAGATTTTAGTTAA
- a CDS encoding nitronate monooxygenase yields the protein MNNRITKLFDIKYPIIQAGMIWCSGWRLAGAVSNAGGLGLIGAGSMYPDVLREHIRKCKQATTRPFGVNLPLLYPDIQEHIKIIIEEGVKIVFTSAGNPATWTSLLKENGITVVHVIANTKFALKAAAAGVDAIVAEGFEAGGHNGREETTTMCLIPLIRETVELPLIAAGGIGNGKGMLAAMALGAEAVQIGSRFVATPESSAHDNFKKVVINTKEGETQLTLKQLTPVRLIKNKFYHDVEAAEKRCASPEEMKEILGRARAKKGMFEGDLEEGELEIGQISSSFKSIQPAGEVVEEIWNDFLRERERICTMDLTTQ from the coding sequence ATGAACAATAGGATAACAAAATTATTTGATATAAAATATCCCATCATTCAGGCCGGTATGATCTGGTGCAGTGGTTGGCGGCTAGCCGGTGCTGTTAGTAATGCAGGTGGTCTGGGATTGATTGGAGCAGGATCCATGTATCCGGATGTATTGCGGGAGCATATTCGCAAATGCAAGCAAGCCACCACCCGACCATTTGGTGTCAACCTGCCCTTGCTTTATCCCGACATTCAGGAACACATTAAAATTATCATCGAAGAGGGTGTTAAAATTGTATTTACTTCTGCAGGAAATCCGGCCACCTGGACTTCCCTCTTAAAAGAAAATGGAATCACCGTGGTGCACGTCATTGCCAACACTAAATTTGCATTAAAGGCAGCTGCCGCAGGTGTCGACGCTATTGTTGCGGAAGGATTTGAAGCCGGTGGACATAATGGAAGAGAAGAGACCACCACCATGTGTTTAATACCGCTTATTCGCGAAACAGTGGAACTACCCTTGATTGCGGCCGGAGGCATTGGTAACGGAAAAGGAATGCTCGCGGCCATGGCTTTAGGAGCAGAAGCCGTTCAAATCGGTTCACGGTTTGTAGCTACACCGGAATCATCGGCGCATGATAACTTCAAAAAAGTTGTTATCAACACAAAAGAAGGAGAAACACAACTTACGTTAAAGCAACTCACGCCTGTTCGATTAATAAAAAATAAATTCTACCATGATGTAGAGGCTGCAGAAAAAAGATGTGCATCTCCGGAAGAAATGAAGGAGATTTTGGGAAGAGCGCGCGCAAAAAAGGGTATGTTTGAAGGCGACCTGGAAGAAGGAGAACTGGAGATTGGACAGATCTCTTCTTCGTTTAAAAGCATTCAACCGGCGGGAGAAGTGGTAGAGGAAATATGGAACGATTTCCTGAGAGAGAGAGAACGTATTTGCACTATGGATTTAACAACACAATAA
- the smpB gene encoding SsrA-binding protein SmpB — MASKEATVNIINRKASFNYFISDTWEAGIVLTGTEIKAVREGKANLTDAYCIFKNDDLWIKNLHISAYDNGGYSNHPPRRERKLLLHRYQLRRLMSKLKEKGVTLIPVRLYTTERGFAKLELGLAKGKKMFDKRDSIKEAEAKREVGRAMKRS; from the coding sequence ATGGCCAGTAAAGAAGCGACGGTAAATATCATCAACAGAAAGGCAAGTTTCAATTACTTCATCAGTGATACCTGGGAGGCGGGCATTGTATTGACCGGCACGGAGATCAAGGCGGTAAGAGAAGGGAAAGCGAATCTGACGGATGCTTACTGTATTTTTAAGAACGATGATTTATGGATAAAAAATCTTCATATCAGTGCTTATGATAACGGCGGCTATAGTAATCACCCCCCCCGGCGTGAACGCAAATTACTCTTACACCGGTATCAGCTACGACGTCTGATGTCGAAGTTAAAAGAGAAGGGCGTCACCTTAATTCCTGTTCGATTGTATACCACTGAACGCGGCTTTGCCAAGCTGGAACTGGGATTGGCGAAAGGGAAGAAAATGTTTGATAAGCGGGATAGCATCAAAGAAGCGGAAGCTAAAAGAGAAGTCGGACGAGCTATGAAACGTTCCTGA
- a CDS encoding quinone-dependent dihydroorotate dehydrogenase, which produces MYKLLIRPLLFMMNPEKAHHFTFNLLKNVFKIPGFEILIKSIYAYRKPAFRKTLMGLDFPNPIGLAAGFDKNAGLYRELAAFGFGFIEVGTVTPLPQPGNEKPRMFRLPDDHGLINRMGFNNEGVKAMVDALKNRQAGLIIGGNIGKNKVTPNEQAVNDYEICFRELFPYVDYFVVNVSSPNTPGLRELQEKEPLTLLLKRLMELNAVKNPKPILLKIAPDLTNSQLDEIVEIVKESKIQGIIATNTTISREGLKSKEELQKESGGLSGLPVKKRSTEVIRYLRQKAGKDMVIIGVGGIFNAADAKEKLNAGADLLQVYTGFIYEGPGMIKKILEELEH; this is translated from the coding sequence ATGTATAAACTGTTGATTCGTCCATTATTATTTATGATGAACCCGGAAAAGGCGCATCATTTCACTTTCAATTTATTGAAGAATGTTTTTAAAATACCTGGTTTCGAAATACTTATAAAATCAATTTATGCATACAGAAAGCCTGCTTTCAGGAAAACGCTTATGGGACTCGATTTCCCTAACCCAATCGGTTTAGCGGCAGGATTTGACAAAAATGCAGGTTTGTACCGTGAATTGGCTGCCTTTGGTTTCGGCTTTATTGAAGTCGGTACGGTGACTCCATTGCCCCAACCCGGAAATGAGAAACCTCGTATGTTTCGATTACCTGATGATCATGGACTAATCAATAGAATGGGCTTCAATAATGAAGGCGTAAAAGCGATGGTTGATGCATTAAAAAATCGTCAGGCCGGCTTGATTATCGGAGGAAATATTGGCAAGAATAAAGTAACTCCTAACGAGCAAGCTGTAAACGATTATGAGATTTGCTTCAGGGAACTTTTTCCCTATGTGGATTATTTTGTGGTGAATGTCAGCTCTCCCAATACTCCCGGACTTCGCGAATTGCAGGAGAAAGAACCACTCACCTTGCTTTTGAAACGTCTTATGGAACTGAATGCCGTAAAGAATCCTAAACCGATACTTTTAAAAATTGCTCCCGATTTGACGAATTCACAATTGGATGAGATTGTCGAAATTGTAAAAGAGTCCAAAATACAAGGAATCATTGCCACAAATACCACCATCTCGCGAGAGGGTTTGAAAAGCAAGGAGGAGTTGCAGAAGGAGAGTGGCGGATTAAGCGGTTTGCCGGTGAAGAAGCGCAGTACGGAAGTGATTCGGTATTTGCGTCAAAAGGCAGGTAAGGATATGGTTATCATTGGTGTTGGAGGAATTTTTAATGCGGCGGATGCGAAGGAGAAATTAAATGCAGGTGCGGATCTCCTTCAAGTGTATACCGGATTTATTTATGAAGGTCCGGGAATGATTAAGAAAATTCTAGAGGAGCTTGAACACTAG
- a CDS encoding hydroxymethylglutaryl-CoA lyase, translating into MEKVEWVECPRDAMQGLSWFIPTAQKVSYLNSLLDVGFDVLDFGSFVSPKAIPQLRDTVDVLKQLKLNDRTSLLAIVANKRGGEEAAAFDEIKFMGFPFSISETFQQRNTNSSILDSVATVEYLQSLAVKNNKELVVYISMAFGNPYGDEWNADIAMKWVDKIAGLGVKTIAMSDTVGVAKSADIRLIFEALIPAFTKVKFGAHLHCTPDNWNEKVTAAWESGCRRFDSAMKGYGGCPMAKDELVGNLASENLFRFLNENKVNTNVNANNFENALSKAAAVFAEPLAT; encoded by the coding sequence ATGGAAAAAGTAGAGTGGGTAGAATGTCCGAGAGATGCCATGCAAGGGTTGTCATGGTTCATTCCGACTGCTCAAAAAGTGAGCTACCTCAATTCCTTACTTGATGTTGGCTTTGATGTGTTGGATTTTGGCAGTTTTGTTTCGCCAAAAGCTATTCCGCAGTTGAGAGATACTGTAGATGTATTGAAGCAATTAAAGCTGAACGATAGGACTTCGCTCTTGGCTATCGTGGCCAATAAAAGAGGGGGAGAAGAAGCTGCTGCTTTTGATGAAATTAAATTCATGGGTTTTCCGTTTTCTATCTCCGAAACATTCCAGCAAAGAAATACCAACAGTAGTATACTCGATTCCGTTGCTACAGTGGAATACCTGCAGTCACTTGCAGTAAAAAATAATAAAGAATTAGTCGTCTATATCAGTATGGCCTTCGGGAATCCTTACGGCGACGAATGGAATGCCGACATCGCGATGAAGTGGGTAGATAAAATTGCCGGGCTTGGCGTGAAAACAATAGCGATGTCGGATACCGTTGGAGTGGCAAAGTCCGCTGATATCCGTCTGATTTTTGAAGCATTAATTCCTGCCTTTACGAAAGTGAAATTTGGGGCACATCTCCATTGTACTCCTGATAACTGGAATGAAAAAGTCACCGCGGCCTGGGAAAGTGGTTGCCGTCGATTTGATAGTGCCATGAAGGGCTATGGCGGATGTCCAATGGCGAAGGATGAACTGGTAGGGAATCTGGCATCAGAAAATCTCTTCCGTTTTTTAAATGAAAATAAGGTGAATACGAATGTGAATGCCAATAATTTCGAAAATGCGCTCTCAAAAGCTGCCGCTGTGTTCGCTGAACCCTTGGCAACATAA
- a CDS encoding DUF4920 domain-containing protein, whose product MKKLFFLGVIAVALSSCSQTANNENNEANADSSAAATLQFGAKIDEAGAISMDSLLAMVNAGNADINGVKAEGKVNEVCQAKGCWMQLDKGDGTTMRVTFKDYGFFVPKDCGGKSAIILGHAYMDTTAVEDLRHYAEDAGKSKEEIEKITEPEVELAFEAEGVLIK is encoded by the coding sequence ATGAAAAAATTATTCTTCCTGGGTGTAATAGCAGTAGCGCTCTCATCCTGTAGCCAAACAGCCAACAACGAAAACAATGAAGCAAATGCTGATTCTTCAGCGGCGGCCACACTTCAGTTCGGTGCTAAAATCGATGAAGCCGGTGCGATTTCAATGGACTCATTACTGGCCATGGTGAATGCAGGAAATGCAGATATTAATGGTGTGAAAGCGGAAGGCAAGGTGAATGAAGTTTGTCAGGCGAAAGGCTGCTGGATGCAATTGGATAAAGGAGATGGAACAACCATGAGAGTGACGTTTAAGGATTATGGTTTCTTCGTTCCTAAGGATTGCGGAGGAAAATCGGCTATTATCCTCGGACATGCTTACATGGACACTACAGCCGTTGAAGATCTTCGTCACTATGCAGAAGACGCAGGGAAATCCAAGGAAGAAATTGAAAAAATTACTGAGCCTGAAGTGGAACTCGCTTTTGAGGCAGAAGGGGTATTAATTAAGTAA
- a CDS encoding YdcF family protein: MKFLIRTGSITLFIAGIILFNYYHMKQFGEKRMVSRSKFEEINHVLVPGAGRGYLEGLPNLNFKGRIDTAAAIWHQYNHSKLIISGYEDYHLMHEVKEMMAALHDLGVPDTACYPEDKSEDTFQTLENYKKVYGTTPVIVLSQKEHLERTLWLADRLGIEAWGYVVNGYQEKEIAGIHLREFGARVKARIDIFLMD, translated from the coding sequence ATGAAATTTCTGATAAGGACCGGAAGCATAACCCTCTTCATCGCCGGTATCATTCTCTTCAATTATTACCACATGAAGCAGTTCGGAGAAAAGCGAATGGTGAGCCGATCCAAATTTGAAGAAATAAATCATGTACTTGTACCGGGAGCCGGGCGGGGTTATCTGGAAGGCTTACCCAACCTGAACTTTAAAGGACGCATCGATACCGCGGCAGCAATATGGCATCAATACAATCACAGCAAATTGATAATCAGCGGCTACGAAGATTATCACCTGATGCATGAGGTAAAGGAAATGATGGCAGCCTTACATGATCTTGGGGTGCCGGATACAGCATGTTATCCCGAAGACAAAAGTGAAGACACTTTTCAAACACTCGAAAACTACAAGAAAGTATATGGTACAACTCCGGTCATCGTTCTGTCACAAAAAGAACATCTGGAACGCACCTTATGGCTTGCCGACCGGTTAGGAATTGAGGCATGGGGATATGTGGTAAACGGATATCAGGAAAAAGAAATTGCGGGAATCCATCTCCGTGAATTCGGGGCACGTGTGAAAGCCCGGATAGATATTTTCCTGATGGATTAA
- a CDS encoding metal-dependent transcriptional regulator gives MTTSTEENYLKSIYHLSVGHPNPVLTSEIADSLTTSSASVTDMLKKLSEKNLIEYERYKGVRITRKGERVALSIIRRHRLWEVFLTDVLKFRWDEVHDMAEELEHVSSDELVSRLDAFLGYPKVDPHGDPIPDTNGKLLPSGSLSLAEAQTAQKYQVSGVSDHSAGFLQFLQKKGLMPGVLFSVKEIDEFDKSMYLLFEDNSGTFISHEIAKNILMKLYVNS, from the coding sequence ATGACCACATCCACCGAAGAAAATTATCTGAAATCCATTTATCATCTGAGTGTCGGACATCCGAATCCGGTTTTAACTTCAGAGATTGCCGATTCACTCACGACGAGTTCAGCATCGGTCACGGATATGTTAAAGAAGCTTTCTGAGAAAAATCTGATCGAATATGAGCGTTATAAGGGCGTTCGGATCACCAGAAAAGGCGAACGGGTTGCACTGAGCATTATTCGCCGACATCGCCTTTGGGAAGTTTTTTTGACGGATGTTTTAAAATTCAGATGGGATGAGGTGCATGATATGGCGGAGGAGCTGGAGCATGTCAGTTCTGATGAACTGGTCAGCCGCTTAGATGCATTTTTGGGTTATCCTAAAGTAGATCCGCACGGAGATCCGATTCCGGATACAAATGGTAAACTACTTCCATCAGGATCCCTAAGTCTTGCAGAAGCTCAAACTGCGCAAAAGTATCAGGTGAGCGGTGTGAGCGATCATAGTGCAGGATTTCTACAGTTCCTCCAAAAAAAAGGTTTGATGCCCGGTGTCCTGTTTTCAGTGAAGGAAATAGATGAATTTGATAAGAGCATGTATCTGCTGTTCGAGGATAATTCGGGAACATTTATCAGTCATGAAATTGCAAAAAACATTTTAATGAAATTGTATGTCAACTCCTAA
- a CDS encoding Nramp family divalent metal transporter, which produces MSTPKDNTSLSEVHGTISVGKDLSWKRKLLAFIGPAYMVSVGYMDPGNWATDIAGGSQFGYSLIWVLLMSNLMALLLQSMSARLGIVRGRDLAQASREMFPGFVNYFLYGLAEIAIAACDLAEVLGMAIGLYLLFDLPLIWGVVICALDTFLLLFLLNYGIRKIELFIISLVAIIGMAFVAQMFFAQPSVSGIFSGLIPSAMSETALYIAIGIIGATVMPHNLYLHSALVQTRKIDRSEKEIRKAIRFNILDSTIALNAAFFVNAAILILAASTFFKAGMHEVTDIMDAHRLLEPLLGTNLAPTLFAIALISAGQSSTITGTLAGQIVMEGYLNLRIAPWIRRLITRLIAIIPAVITIQIYGEQATGDLLILSQVILSLQLGFAVIPLIHFVSDKKQMGVFAISTKTKIAGWLCAAIIVSLNVKMVISQLHDWLQGSDSFLLRYLVLPITIFSGFMLIYITFSPFMKGRKDRKINIPHGTFKDIELSPQQKPKRIAISLDFGSMDSKAISGAIAQGGKDADYILLHVTESAGALWLGKEVSDYESQKDTETIEAYKKLFIDKGYHCETRIGFGNPRKVIPEIIKDIKADLLVMGAHGHKAMMDFILGSTVDAVRHRIDIPVLVIGNKKGNPGETE; this is translated from the coding sequence ATGTCAACTCCTAAAGATAACACCTCCCTGTCAGAGGTACATGGTACCATTTCTGTTGGAAAAGATTTAAGCTGGAAGAGGAAGCTCCTGGCATTTATTGGTCCGGCTTATATGGTCAGTGTCGGCTATATGGATCCGGGCAATTGGGCGACCGACATTGCAGGCGGAAGTCAGTTTGGCTATAGTTTGATCTGGGTATTGCTGATGTCGAATTTAATGGCCTTGCTGTTGCAGAGTATGAGTGCACGCCTGGGGATTGTCAGAGGCCGGGATCTGGCACAGGCCTCGCGCGAGATGTTTCCCGGATTTGTGAATTACTTTTTATATGGTTTAGCAGAGATTGCGATAGCGGCTTGTGATTTGGCAGAAGTACTGGGGATGGCGATCGGACTCTATCTGCTCTTTGATCTTCCTTTAATCTGGGGAGTGGTGATATGCGCTTTGGACACCTTCCTGCTCTTGTTCCTGCTCAACTATGGCATCCGGAAAATTGAACTTTTCATCATCAGTCTGGTGGCGATTATCGGGATGGCCTTTGTCGCGCAGATGTTCTTTGCACAACCCTCTGTATCCGGTATTTTTTCCGGTTTAATTCCTTCTGCCATGAGCGAAACGGCGCTATATATCGCCATTGGTATCATAGGCGCGACCGTTATGCCGCACAACCTTTATCTGCATTCTGCCCTCGTTCAAACCCGCAAAATTGACCGGTCGGAAAAGGAAATCAGAAAAGCCATACGATTCAATATTCTCGACAGTACGATTGCCTTAAATGCAGCTTTCTTTGTCAATGCAGCCATCCTCATTTTAGCAGCCAGTACCTTCTTCAAAGCAGGAATGCATGAAGTGACGGACATCATGGATGCACACCGGTTACTGGAGCCCTTACTCGGAACCAACCTCGCTCCTACCCTCTTTGCAATTGCATTGATCAGCGCGGGACAAAGCAGTACCATCACCGGAACATTGGCGGGACAAATTGTGATGGAAGGCTATCTGAACCTTCGCATTGCTCCGTGGATCAGACGACTCATTACGCGATTAATCGCCATCATTCCGGCAGTTATCACCATTCAGATTTACGGAGAACAGGCTACAGGAGATTTATTAATTTTAAGTCAGGTTATTCTCTCTTTACAGCTAGGCTTTGCCGTTATTCCCCTGATCCATTTTGTCAGCGATAAAAAACAAATGGGTGTTTTTGCCATCTCCACCAAGACAAAAATTGCAGGATGGCTTTGCGCAGCAATTATCGTCAGTCTAAATGTCAAAATGGTAATCAGCCAACTCCACGACTGGCTGCAGGGAAGTGATAGTTTTCTTCTTCGCTATCTGGTACTTCCAATTACCATATTCAGTGGATTCATGCTCATCTACATCACCTTCTCCCCATTCATGAAAGGCCGCAAAGACAGGAAAATTAATATTCCGCATGGCACGTTCAAGGACATCGAACTTTCCCCACAACAAAAGCCAAAACGCATTGCCATATCACTTGATTTTGGAAGTATGGACAGTAAAGCCATCAGTGGAGCGATTGCTCAGGGAGGAAAGGATGCTGATTATATTTTATTGCATGTCACTGAGAGCGCCGGGGCTTTGTGGCTGGGTAAAGAAGTCAGTGATTACGAAAGTCAAAAGGACACTGAAACCATTGAAGCGTACAAAAAATTATTTATTGACAAAGGTTATCATTGCGAAACACGAATTGGATTTGGAAATCCGCGCAAGGTTATTCCCGAAATCATCAAGGACATTAAGGCTGATTTGCTGGTAATGGGTGCTCATGGACATAAGGCGATGATGGATTTCATTCTGGGATCAACAGTAGATGCAGTGCGTCATAGGATAGATATTCCTGTGCTTGTCATCGGAAACAAAAAAGGGAATCCGGGAGAAACTGAGTAA
- a CDS encoding serine hydroxymethyltransferase, giving the protein MLEKDTVIFKLINQELKRQRHGIELIASENFVSKQVMQAMGSCLTNKYAEGLPGKRYYGGCEIVDQIEQLAIDRAKDLFGAAWANVQPHSGAQANAAVMLGVLNPGDKIMGFDLSHGGHLTHGSPVNFSGKLYNPCFYGVEKETGTIDYDKVEKTAKKERPKLMICGASAYSRDWDYKRLRSIADSIGALLLGDIAHPAGLIAKGILNDPLPHCHIITTTTHKTLRGPRGGMILLGKDFPNPMGIKTPKGEVRMMSSILDGAVFPGTQGGPLEHVIAAKAVAFGEALSDDFLKYTVQVVKNAHAMAEAFVERDYKIISGGTDNHLMLIDLRNKNISGKEAENVLVRADMTINKNMVPFDDKSPFVTSGMRLGTAAVTSRGMKEVHMKKIVAMIDKVLTHHTDEKVVMKMKEQVNGFMEKFPLY; this is encoded by the coding sequence ATGTTGGAAAAAGATACAGTGATCTTTAAGTTGATCAATCAGGAATTAAAGCGTCAGCGTCATGGAATCGAATTGATCGCCTCTGAAAATTTTGTTTCAAAGCAGGTGATGCAGGCCATGGGTTCCTGCCTTACGAATAAATATGCAGAAGGCTTGCCGGGAAAGAGATATTATGGCGGCTGTGAAATCGTTGATCAGATTGAGCAACTGGCCATAGATCGCGCGAAGGATCTTTTCGGTGCGGCATGGGCGAATGTTCAACCGCATTCCGGAGCTCAGGCGAATGCAGCAGTGATGTTGGGCGTGTTGAATCCCGGTGATAAGATTATGGGCTTCGACCTTTCTCACGGCGGTCACCTGACTCATGGTTCTCCGGTGAATTTCAGCGGGAAATTGTACAATCCCTGTTTTTACGGGGTGGAGAAAGAAACCGGAACCATTGATTATGATAAAGTAGAAAAAACGGCAAAGAAAGAGAGACCGAAGCTGATGATATGCGGCGCTTCTGCCTATTCGCGCGACTGGGATTATAAGCGCCTTAGAAGTATCGCTGATAGTATTGGTGCCCTTTTATTGGGGGATATCGCACATCCTGCCGGCTTAATTGCCAAAGGAATTCTGAATGACCCGCTTCCACATTGTCATATTATCACAACAACGACGCATAAAACATTGCGTGGCCCCAGAGGGGGAATGATCCTTTTGGGAAAAGATTTTCCGAATCCCATGGGAATAAAAACGCCAAAGGGAGAAGTGCGTATGATGTCTTCGATTTTAGATGGTGCCGTTTTTCCCGGAACGCAGGGTGGACCTCTTGAACATGTCATTGCAGCAAAAGCAGTGGCCTTCGGTGAAGCGCTGAGTGACGATTTCCTTAAGTATACCGTGCAGGTAGTGAAAAATGCCCATGCCATGGCAGAGGCTTTTGTGGAGAGAGATTATAAGATTATTTCCGGAGGAACCGATAACCATCTCATGCTGATCGATCTTAGAAATAAAAATATTTCAGGTAAAGAAGCGGAGAATGTATTGGTCAGAGCCGATATGACCATTAATAAAAACATGGTTCCCTTTGATGATAAAAGTCCCTTTGTAACATCCGGAATGCGACTGGGAACAGCAGCCGTGACTTCCAGAGGGATGAAGGAAGTGCACATGAAGAAAATTGTGGCCATGATTGATAAAGTACTGACCCATCATACGGATGAAAAAGTAGTGATGAAAATGAAGGAGCAGGTAAATGGCTTCATGGAAAAATTCCCACTTTATTAG
- the porQ gene encoding type IX secretion system protein PorQ, protein MNKPVRILLLVASLAFAGESLAQSGGNNTFEFLNLVAPARIAALGGNAIATHSDDITLVSQNPALLSSEMDQQVSLSYVGYIAGIRYGNVMLAKSFNKTGNFAFNLHYVGYGTFDETSATSEKMGTFNAGEYAFNLSWSKSLDSSLMLGTNLKYILSSFGENSSNGIAADVGLNWFNEEKFLSASLVVKNIGRQLKTYEGNEQEDLPFEIQAGIAKQLPKAPFRFSLIGQQLQKFDLTYTDPSQTGIDPLTGESRAEKITFRDKLVRHLILNAEILFSKNFNLRVGYNFLRRNELGFPEKKGMSGMSFGLGFRVNRFQFSYAYSVFNPAAGSNHFTITTNIKNFAAKK, encoded by the coding sequence ATGAATAAACCGGTACGAATTCTACTCCTTGTAGCCAGTCTGGCTTTTGCGGGGGAGTCACTTGCGCAATCCGGTGGAAATAACACGTTCGAGTTTCTTAATCTGGTTGCACCGGCCCGAATTGCCGCTCTCGGTGGAAATGCCATCGCCACACATAGCGACGACATCACACTTGTTTCTCAGAATCCCGCCTTGCTTTCTTCAGAAATGGATCAGCAGGTTTCATTGAGTTATGTGGGATATATTGCGGGAATCAGATACGGCAATGTGATGCTGGCAAAGAGTTTTAATAAAACCGGAAACTTCGCCTTCAATTTACACTACGTTGGCTATGGTACTTTTGATGAGACAAGTGCCACCTCTGAAAAAATGGGAACCTTTAATGCCGGTGAATATGCTTTTAATTTATCCTGGAGTAAATCGCTCGACAGTTCATTGATGCTGGGAACGAATTTGAAATATATTTTATCCTCCTTCGGAGAAAATAGTTCTAACGGCATTGCCGCCGATGTTGGCTTGAACTGGTTCAATGAAGAAAAATTTCTGAGCGCGTCCCTCGTTGTTAAAAATATAGGCCGGCAACTCAAAACGTATGAGGGCAATGAGCAGGAAGATCTTCCCTTTGAAATTCAGGCAGGAATTGCCAAACAACTTCCTAAAGCCCCTTTCCGTTTTTCATTGATCGGTCAACAATTGCAAAAATTTGACCTGACCTATACCGACCCTTCTCAAACCGGTATCGACCCGCTTACTGGAGAGAGTCGTGCAGAGAAAATTACGTTCAGAGATAAACTGGTGCGTCACCTGATCTTAAATGCAGAAATTCTTTTCTCTAAGAATTTTAATTTGCGCGTTGGTTATAATTTTTTAAGAAGAAATGAATTGGGATTTCCGGAGAAAAAAGGGATGAGCGGAATGAGTTTTGGACTGGGATTCCGTGTGAATCGGTTTCAGTTTTCCTATGCTTATAGTGTTTTTAATCCTGCTGCCGGTAGCAATCATTTTACGATTACCACCAATATCAAAAATTTCGCAGCGAAGAAGTAG